CAGGCCAGCCTTGATAGTCGGTCGGGAAGGTAAAATGGTGGAAAGGACCTTTCGCCAAGGGAAACCCAAATGGCAAACAGCCCCCACCATTCTCGTCGCTCCCTATTATGGAGCCGATGAAGGAGAAAAGAGATCGGGTTTCAAGCGGGAATTCCTGTTGCGCATTTGCGCCGGAGAATACCCTCAGTTTGTTTGGGACAGCCTGCCTATAGGCTCTTCCACAGATGAATCTATTTTAAGGCTGGACCATATACAACCCGTCGGCGCCCATCACGACTCCATCAATCTGACCCAGTTCAGACTGTCTGAACAAGCCCTTGAAGTTATTGATGAATGGATCAGATGGCTGCTTTGGGGAGGATGGAAAAAGGATTCATATTTTGACATGATCAGAACGGTCCTAATGGATTTGCCGGGGTAGAGACTTTTTTTTCCTGAGGCGCCTGTGAGGATCATCCATGAAGCAGACCTTTGCCCCACTGAAATTGCTCTCTCAAAAATTGCCTCCAGCTTGTTATTTCCCGCCGTCTGTGCCATAATGAATATAAACAACGTTTTTTATAATTTTATCCGCTCCGCTTGCCTTGGCCTTGTTAAAAATGCGAGTAGCAACTTCTTTAAAAACAACCGGTTTCGTCCTGGTTTTGTGCATAGTCTGCCTGCTGGCCGGAGTACGCGTTTCAGCCGAGATGGACTGGACGGAGTTGGAGCCCGACGCAGAAGCCGCCTATCAAAAGGAATTTCGCGAAAAAACCACCCATTTGGACGGCCTGATCGAAAAAGGCGAATATGTTGCCGCCGTGGAATACGTCTTTGGCGAGGCGGCGCCCATGCCCAAGGAGTATCGTAAAAAGGCTGTGGACAATGCCGTGGACGAAATCAGGCGCCGATACGATTCCGGCGAACGCGCAGAGGCGGCTCTGGAAATCATGGACCTGGCCATTCGTTTTTCGGACGTCAAGGTGCTCAAAAGGGCCAGAAACCGCCTGTTCGCGTCATTGGCGGAGGACTGGCGGCAAGATGCAAAAAGCGGGGCGGAAAGCGTTCAACTCCCTGAACAGGCCAATGGCGCCATGTGCGTCCTGGCCCGGGGCTTGACTTCGTGGGGGCGGCGAAATTTCCGCAAGCATCCGGACCGGGGCCTGGCCGCCATGGAGTTGGCGCAGTTCTATTGTCCGGAGGGCGCGGACATCGCCTATAATTTGGGAGTAGCCCAATACCGTACCGGAAGCGTTTCCCAGGCTCGAAAAACCTGGGAGGAACTGGCGGGGGATCGCTCCTGGGACACGGTTTTGCTCTGCAATTTGGGCTGGCTTTGCCTGGAGACAGGCGACGTGGACCAGGCTGATCACTACGCCATGCAAGCCCTGGCCGCCGCCCCGGATTCCCCGAACGCCATGGCCATCCGTTTGGAAGTGCTGTTCGCCCGGGGGCAATACACGAATGCCGTGCAGATGGTTTTCGCCAACGAACGCCAGACAACGCCCTGGTATGAAGAACGCGCCGTCGCATATGCGGTTGCAGCAGGTTGGAAGTCGTTTCAGACCGGAGGAGGACAGGACGCCCTATCAAGCATGGAAAGCCTGGCTGAAGAATTTCCCCAGGCGGAGTCTTTCTCTCAGGCGGCGACGACCATGAAGGATGCACTGGAAGGCCGGCCGAAGCATTTGCCCGAGACTGCTCCCTTGCCGCATCTCCGCAACCCCGGAGATCCCATTTATCCCCCGGACCATGGCGTAGCGTTCGATCCTCTATCAGTTGACCAGGGACCGAAATTCCGCCGAAAAGAAGACGGCGCCTTCGCCTTGGTTGTGGGCTTAAAAAATTACAAACACATGATAGGCCCCCGCTACGCCGAAAAAGACGCCCTGATGTTTCGCGACCTGCTGCTCTCCTATATGGGCTTCCCCAATGAAAAGAGGAATATTCGACTTAACCTTGGGACGGAAGCCAAATCCGGCGATCTCCGTCAAAACATCGCCTGGCTGGGAAGAAAGGCTTCCGAAAACCCCGGCGCCCTGGTCATCCTGTACTTTTCCGGCAAAGGCATGCCGGTGTATGCCGAGGACAAGCATACCGTCCTGGATTGCCTGATCATGCCTTATGACGCAGACCCGGACCACCCGGAGAAAGGCCAGCCTATTTCGCTGTCGGAGATCAAGGAGGCTTTTTCCAACAGCGGCTCCTCCAATGTACACATTATTTTGGATGCAGGCTTTTATGGGGACGGAAAATCCGTGGGCCTGGGTAAAGGCGTGGTTCCTGCGCCGGTTACGGATCTTTTTGCAGCCAGGGCGTCCATCCTGACGGCGGCGGGCGTGACGCGAGAGGCGGTGGAGCTTCCTCCTGGCGAGCAGGGGGCTTTCAGCTATTTTTTGTTGGAAGCCTTAATGGGGAAGGGCGATCTAAATCAGGACGGCTGGGTGGACGCCCGGGAGGCGTTTGACTGGACATCCAGGGAAATGAAGGAGCAAGGCGTCATGCAAATTCCCTATGCGGAAATCAACAACCCTGTGAAACTGAGCAAGGTGAAATAAATTGGCAAAACGGCTGCTTTCCATAATCGCTTTAGTTTTCCTGCTCCCTATGTTCGCCGTCCCCGCTGCTGCGCATCAGCCGAAGATAGGCATGGATCTTTCGTGGAGAATCATATCCAGCAAGGGCGACGCCCCCACCGAGCCCCAGGATAAGCCCGGGGATGTATTTGTAGAGCCGGTCACGGGCATGGAGTTCGTGTTCATTCCCGGTAAATGCTTTGTGATGGGCAGCACGGAGAAAACCGATCCGGATCGCTATCAGGACGAAGGGCCGGTCCACAAAGTTTGCCTGGACGGATTTTGGATGGGCAGATACGAGGTGACCAACGCCCAGTATCATTATTTTCGGCCGGGGCACGACAGCGGGGAATACGAAGGCCATCCCCTGAACATGGACGCCCAGCCCGTGGTCAATGTCTCGTGGAAAAACGCCCGGGCTTTCGCCATCTGGCTTTCCGCCCAAAACCAGGGGCAGTACTCCTTTTGGCTGCCCACCGAAGCGGAATGGGAGTTCGCCTGTCGAGCCGGAACCGAGACGTCCAGATATTGGGGCGACGATGTTTCCCAAACCTGCCAGTACGCCAATGTGGCGGACCAAACCGCCGGGAAGTACTGGCCCTCCTGGAATGTGCACCCCTGCAACGACGGCTTTGCCGTGTCGGCGCCTGTGGGCAGTTTTTCTCCCAATGCATTCGGGTTGTACGATATGATGGGCAATGTCTGGGAAGCCTGCCAGGATTGGAAAGCCCCCTACCGTCCGGGCGAGCAAGTCAACCCCGCCGGCCCTCAAACCGGCAAACGCCGCATGGTGCGCGGAGGAAGCTGGGATAATGAAAGCCGGGGCATACGCAGCGCCAACCGCAGTTACGCCACTCCCTCTTTTAAACGCTACAATAACGGATTCCGTCTGGTAAGAACCCGATAAAATTAATTGGGTTGACGCCGCTCAGAATTGCATTAGCTTAATTCTTGGTGGAAACGGGGCCTGTCGGAAACAGTAGTCTTCAGATCTTTTTTGCGAGGACGGTTTCAAATGGAAATCCAAGAAATCACCCAGGAAGTTGAAAAACAAAATGTGGTAATCCGCCAGGTTATGGCGGAGGTGGAAAAGGTGATCGTAGGACAGAAAGACCTGCTGGAACGGCTCATGGTCGGCCTGCTCTGCGACGGACACCTTTTGTTGGAAGGGTTGCCGGGCCTGGCCAAGACCACGGCCATCAGGACTCTGGCGGCGGCCATTGACGTGGGCTTTCAAAGAATTCAGTTCACGCCCGACTTGCTGCCCGCGGACATTTTGGGCACCCAGATCTTTCGGCCGGACACCGGACAGTTCGTCATCCGGAAAGGGCCGATCTTCAACAACATTATTCTGGCCGACGAAATCAACCGTGCTCCGGCGAAGGTGCAAAGCGCCCTGCTGGAGGCCATGAGCGAGCGCCAGATCACCCTGGCCGGCAAATGTTTTGAGCTGGAAAAGCCCTTTATGGTGCTGGCCACCCAAAACCCCATCGAGCAGGAAGGCACCTATCCTTTGCCTGAAGCCCAGGTGGACCGGTTTATGTTGAAAATCAACGTGACCTATCCCACCGAAGCCCAGGAAAAGGAGATCATGAATCGCGTCCGCCAGGGCGTGACCGAAAACGTGTGCTCAGCCGTGTCTTCCCAATCCATTGATGAGGCGAAAAAAGCAGTGCAGGCCGTGCACATGGAAGAAAAAATCACGGACTACATCATCTCTCTGGTCAGGGCCACCCGCGACCCCGCCGCCTACGGCCTGGATTCTCAAAACCTCATACGTTACGGGGCCTCACCCCGGGCTTCCATCTACCTGGGCGCAGCAGCCAGAGCCCATGCGTTCATCAACGGCCGCGCCTATGTAATCCCGCAGGACGTCAAAGCCATGGCTCCGGACGTGCTTCGCCACCGCATTATGGTCAGTTACGAGGCGGAGGCCGAAGGAATCGACTCTGACCAACTGATTAAAACCTTGCTCGAGAGGATCGAAGTCCCCTGACAACTTTGCCAGGCAAGGGCCAGGAGAGTTGTACCTGACCAACTGACATGAAACCTGTTGGAACGGATTGAAGTTCCCCAAAATCAAATGATGGCGATGGAATTATGCTGCCCAAGGAACTAATCGGGAAAATTCAAAAATTCCATTTCCGTACACGCTTTTTGGCCAATGACCTGTTCGCGGGCCAGTACGTGAGCGCCTTTAAAGGCAAGGGTATGGAATTCTCGGAAGTGCGGGAGTACGTCCCGGGCGACGACGTGCGGGACATCGACTGGAACGTCACCGCCCGTATGGGGCATCCCTACGTCAAGGTGTTCTCCGAAGAAAGGGAGTTGACGGTTCTCTTACTCCTGGATCTTTCGGCCTCCAACCTGTTCGGGACCTCCAAGCGCTTCAAACGGGAGCTGGCTGCGGAAGTCGCCGGTCTGCTCGCTTTTACAGCCGTACGCACCAACGACAAAGTGGGCGCCATCCTGTTTTCCGATAAGGTGGAGCGTTTCATCCCGCCGAAAAAAGGCGCCGGCCATGTCTGGGGCTTGATCCGGGATATCTTCTCCCACGAGCCTCAGTCTGCAGCTACTAACCTGAGCGCTCCCCTGGATCATCTAAACAAGCTGGTGCGCCGCCACGCCGTGGTGTTTCTTATTTCGGATTTTATGGTTCCTGAGTTCGACCATAAAACCCAGACCTCCATGTACCTGGCGTCCCGCAAGCACGACCTGACGGCCATCCGAATTCAGGACCCGGCGGAGCGCGTCCTGCCCAACGTGGGGCTTGTCTGGATGCGGGATCCCGAAACTGGGCAGGCCCTGGCCGTCGACACATCCAACAAGGGCGTTCGCCGCCGTTGGGAAGAGGACGTGGCCCACCGGGACGCCGAGTTGAAGACCTTGCTCACAAAGTCCGGCGTGGACAGGGTGGAGCTTTCCACGGGCGGGTCCGTGGTTCAGCCCTTGACCGAGTACTTCCGCAGAAGGGAGGCGCGTAAATGATGAAACGCTTCCTGAACATTCTGCTTATATTGCTAATCTTCCTGTTTTCGTCCTTGCCCTTGTGGGCGGACGAAATTGCGCCGGCTCAGCCCTCCTGGAACGCAAAATTTTTATCGGAAAAAGCCGTGCTGGGAGAACCGGTATCCCTCAGCCTGGAAGCCTCCCTGCCTGAAGGCGCCTCCCTTACCGATCCGGTGGAAATAACCGGCCTGGATGCCTTGGTGATCCTGGATAAAAAACCTACGGATAAAGGCCTGGATCTTTCCTTGCTGGTCAATTCCCTGGACCGCTTTAAAGTCCCTGGTTTCAGCGTGGCTTTCATAAATAAGGACGGAGCCAAGCAATGGCTGGATTTTTCCTCCCAGGAAATTCAGGTGGATAACGGCCTGCCTGACGATCCCTCCAAGATGCAGCCAAGGCCCATCAAAGGCCTGATTCCCGGCAAGTCGTTTTTCAGCAAATACGCGCCGTGGATCGGAGCCGGGCTGTTGTTGCTGGCCCTGGCCGCCTTCGCCCTGTGGTTTTATTTGCGGAGCCGCCGCATCCAAACCCTGGAAATCCAGACAGCGGCGCCCCATGAAGTGGCCCTGGAAAATCTGGACAAGCTGGAGTCGTGGTGGGCCTCCAAAGGCGAGGACAAGGAGGGCTATTTCAGGCTGTCCGCCATTGTCCGGGCTTATATGGGGGCCATCAGGCCCTTTCCCGCCGAGGAATTGACAACCTCGGAAATCCGGACCCGCATCCAGGAGCGGGAGGATTGGGAAATCATGCCCTTGTTGGAAGAGGCGGACATGGTCAAGTTCGCAAAGGCCCGTATCGCCGAAGCGACCCGGAAGGAGCACATCGCCATGGCGCGGGATTACGTGAACAAAACCTATTCCTGGATGGAGGACGTGCAGGAAGTTCAGGCCGAGGTTGTGGACAACGAAGTGAAGCCAAACCCGGCGGATTTCAAAGGAAAGGCGGAGTAGGGCGTTATGTTTGAATTTGCCTATCCATATTTTTTTCTGCTGCTCATACCCATATTTTTGTGGGCCGGAGTCTCCCTGAAAAAAAGGCCTCCTGCGGTGACCTATTCCGCAGCCTCCCGTCTCGGGCGGATCGCCGGAAAAAATGCAGAGATACGGGCGCGCATTCCTCTTCTGGTTAGGACGCTCGCCCTGGTCCTGCTGGTGGCGGCCGTCGCCCGGCCCCAAACCGTGGACGCCTCGCGGGAAATCAAAACTCCGGGCGTGGACATCATCCTGTGCCTGGACGCCTCGGAGTCCATGGCGCAGCCGGACTTCGCCATAGACGGCCAGCGCGTCAACCGTCTCACCGCCGTCAAAAAGGTTGTCCATGACTTTGTAAAACGCCGGGACACAGATCGAATCGGCCTGGTGGTGTTCGGCGATTACGCGTTCACCCAGGCGCCGCTGACCCTGGACAAAGGTCTTTTGCTCAATCTCATCGAAAATCTGCGAATCGGCATGGCGGGCCGTAAGACAGCCATCGGCGACGCCCTGGGCGTCGCCGGAAAACGCATCAAAGACATCCCCGCCATGTCCAAGGTGGTCATCTTATTGTCCGACGGCGAAAACACGGCCGGAGACATGACGCCTCAAGGAGCGGCGGAGGCCCTGGCCGCCCTGGGAATCAAGATTTACACGATTGGCATGGGCACGGAGCAGGCTGGCTCCAAGGAACTGGCCCAGATCGCCGTTATCGGTCAGGGAAAATATTACCACGCCTCCAATACGGAACAGTTGGACTCCATCTATAAGGAAATCGACAAGGCCGAAAAAACCGAAGCCAAGGTTAAGGAGTTCTTTCATTACAAGGAGCATTATCGCTGGTTCTTATTGGCAGCCCTGGCTTTGGTCCTTTTGGAGGCGACCGGGTTGTTGGGGAGGGCCGTCCCATGACCTTTGATAAACTGTGGATACTAAATTTTTTGCTGGCCATTCCGTTGCTGGCGTTCCTGCAAATTCTGGCCAAACGAAGAAGAAGAAAAAGTCTGGCCGCCTATGCGGACGAACATCTGCTGCCGCGTCTGGCGCCCCTGGAGTCCCGAGCCCGGGCCGTGGTGCGGGCGGTGATGTTCATCAGCGCAGTCGCCTTGATGATTTTCGCCCTGGCCGGCCCGCAATGGGGCGAGCATTACCAGGAGGTCTCCCGTAAGGGGGTGGACATCATGGTGTGCGTGGACATCTCCAACAGCATGATGGTGGAGGACGCCCAGCCAAACCGTCTGGAACGAGCCAAACGCGAGGTGGCGGACCTGATTCGGGTGGCCACCGGCGATAGGCTGGGGCTGGTCGCTTTTTCCGGCGTGGCCTTCACCCAATGTCCGTTGACTCTGGATTACCAGGCCATTCAAATGTTTTTGGACCAATTGACCGTGGACCTGCTGCCCTTGCGATTCCAGGGCACCGACCTGGGCGCCGCCATTGAAATGGGCATGACCGCTTTTGATCCCAAGTCTTCCACGGATAAGGTCATCCTGCTCATCACAGACGGCGAAGACAACGAGGAGGCCGGGCTGAAAGCCGCTGAAAAAGCCTCTGACGAAGGCATTCGCATTTTCGTCCTCGGCATAGGAGATCCGGCCGGCGGCCCCGTGCCCAGCCTGGACGGCAGCGGCTTCGAAAAAGACGCCGACGGTAAAATAATCCTGTCCAAGCCGGACGAAAGCACGCTGCAGGCCATTGCCAATGAAACCGGCGGCGATTACATTAGGTCCGAGGCCGGGGATTTCGACCTGGATCAATTGTATTTCAACGGAATTAAAAAGAAAACCGAAGCCGAGATTCTAAAAACCGGCAAAATCACCATCCGGGAAGAGCGTTTTTTTATCTTCCTGATAGCAGCGTGGGCGCTGCTGTTGATTGAAGGGGTGCTCCGTGAAAGAATTCTTGATATCCGTGCTTAGCCTGTTTTTGTGCGCTTCCCTCGCCTGGGGCGCCGCCGACGGCGAGGCCCTGTTCAAGGAAGGGAAGTACAAGGATGCGGCCCAGGCCTTCGCCGACAAGGACATGGAAAATCCGCGGGACGTCCGCTGGCGCTACAACCGGGGCGTGGCCTCGTTCATGGCGGAAGACATGGAAGCCGCCCAGTCCGCCTTCGCCAGCGCCGCCGTACGCAGCGACGACCCTGAAATCCAGTTTCGGTCCGCCTACAACCTGGGCGCGACCATGATGAAAGGCGAGGACTATGAAAAGGCGGCCAAGGAATTCCAAAAAGCCCTGGCCCTGAATCCCCAGGACGAAGACGCCAAGGAGAACCTGAAGCTCGCCTTGTGGCGCCAGGCTCAGGTTCAGCAGCAACAGAATCAGGATCAGCAAGGAGATCAGCAGGGCGATCAGCAACAGCAGCAGGACGGCCAGCAGGGCGACCAAAACGGGCAAGGCCAAAACCAGGACTCCCAAAGCAAGGATAAACAGGACGGCAAGCAGCAGGGCGACCAGGATAAGCAGCAGTCGGGAGATCAGCAACAAAAAAACCAGGGCGAGAATCAGAAGCAAGGCCAGGAGCAGCAACAGCAACAATCTGAAAGCGCTCAGGGTCAACAGCAGGACCAGCAATCCGCCGCCCAGGCCGGTGACGAGGAAAAACAGGATCAGGCCGACCTGGACGGCCAAATGCAGGCCCTGAACAAGCCCGAGCAAGACGCCCAGGATCAGGACGGACAGACTGCAATGTCCTCCATGGAAAAAAAGATGGCCGACACCCTGCTGGACAATGTGAAGGAAAACAGGGTATTCAGACCGGATAACAAAAGCGCGATCATAAGCGACGACCGCGCCAATTCAGGGAAACGATGGTAAAAAAGCCTGCAGCCATGAAATCATTGAGGGAATACATAGCGGAAGCGTGTAAAATCATACCTATCGTGCTGATTCTCGCTTTCCTGCTGGCGCCCGGCTTGTGCATGGCGGACGTCTCCGTCTCCCTGGACGCCGCCCCGAACAGGGTGCAGACCGGGGACGTCTTTAACCTGACTGTCACGGTTTCCGGCTCAGGGTCCGCGGATGACATTCAACTTAGGGGAACCAACGGCCTTCAAGTGGGCAGGCCCGGCCAGTCGTCCCGGACGAGCATCGTCAACGGGCGGATCGACCGCAGCATTACCTACACCTATGGAATCAGCGCCCCTAAAACCGGAACCTACACCTTGGGGCCGGCCATCGTAACCATTGGCGGCAAGCAGTATAACAGCAACACCGTGCGGCTGACCGTGGACCCCTTGGGGGAAATCAAGGGCCGCGAGAACGACGCCATGTTTTTCACTGCGGAAGTCCTGCCCAAGCAGGCTTATGCAGGCCAGGACATTCTTTGCCGCGTCCGGTTTTATTGGAGCATCCCGTTGCGGGACATCCAGTTTGAGGGCTTTCCCGACATGGAAAATCTGGAGTTTGCCCAAATCGGAGACTCCCGCCAATTCCAAAAGACCGTTAACGGCAAGACCTTCAATGTGGCCGAACTGGTGCATCAGGTCATTCCCTCCGCAACCGGCGATTATGAAATTCCCCCCCTGGCCGTCAAAGCCGAGGTGATCAAATCCTCCGGCAGGCCCTCCCGTTTTCCCAGGGGCTTTTTTGACGATCAGTTTTTCGGCAACGAACAAGTCGTTAAAACCCGGGTGTTGTCGGAACCGGTTTCGTTTTCCGTCAAAGCATTGCCCACGGAAGGGGCGCCTGGCGGTTTCAACGGACTCATCGGCCGATTTTCCATCCAAGCGGACCTGGACCCCAAAGAGGTGAAAGCCGGGGACTCAGCCACCCTCACGGTAACGCTGTCAGGCAGGGGAAACGTGCAGTTGCTGCCGGACCTGGATTTGCCGCCTTTGCCCGGGGTGAAGGTGTACCCCAGCGATCCCCAATTGGAGGATAACCGCGACGGGCAAGGCCCCTTTGGAAAGAAAACCATGCAGTGGGCTTTGGTGCCCCAGGCCGAGGGCGACGTGGCCATTCCGGCTTTTTCCGTCCCCTATTTTGATGCCGCAAGCGGCAAGTACGAATACGCCAGAACCCGGGAGATGAACCTGCATGTTCTGCCCGGCGTCGTGCATGCGGCGCCAGCGCCGATCCAGGAAATGCAGGTGAACTCCGCTTCCAAGCATCGTGTGCAAATGCTCGGGGAGGATATCCTTAAAATTCAAGAAACTCCCAAGGCCGTGGCGCCGGGCATGGGCCAGACCATGCCTGTGTGGTTGGGCTTTCTGATCATGGTTTTTCCCTTCCTACCCTTGGCCGGCGCTTTGATTATTCGCAGCGGCGGCAAAAAACGCGCCGAACAGGCCGGGGCCAGGGCCTCGAAAAAGGCTTACGCGGCCTTTGCAAAATCCGTAAAGGACATGGGGCCTGATAAAAGCGTGGAAGCCTTCCGGGCTTTGCAGGAATATCTCGCCCTGCGCCTTGGGCTGGAGGCCGCAACCCTCACGTCTCACGAGGCGGAGGATAAAATGCTGGCCGCCGGCGTCGATCAGGAGTCCGCGTCCCGCTTGAAACAGGTTTTTTCCAGCCTGGAAACCTGCGTATTCAGCCAATGCGGCAGCCAGCTCAGTCAGGAAGTCAGACAAGAGCTTTTGGACGTCGTCAGGGCGGTGGATAAAAAGGTCAAGGTATGAAACGATTACTTGTCATAGCGGCTTTCATAGCATTGATGGCGCCGGCCCTGACCTGGGCGGGAGAGGCCGATCACGCCCTGTTTTACTCCGCCAACCAATCTTATAAGGAAGGCAATTTTCAGGACGCGGCGGCCCAGTATGAAGAAATGATTGCCAAGTCGCCGGTGGGCGGCGGCGTGTATTTTAACCTGGGCGCCGCGTTTTTAAAAATGGACCGGATCGGGCTGGCCATCCTCAATTATGAAAAAGCGAGGATTTTAACGCCCCGGGACCCGGACCTCCATTTCAACCTGGGGTTCGCCCAGGATAAAAGGCTGGATCAAATCGAACAGGAAAACGCATTTTTCAT
This portion of the Desulfatibacillum aliphaticivorans DSM 15576 genome encodes:
- a CDS encoding DUF58 domain-containing protein, which encodes MLPKELIGKIQKFHFRTRFLANDLFAGQYVSAFKGKGMEFSEVREYVPGDDVRDIDWNVTARMGHPYVKVFSEERELTVLLLLDLSASNLFGTSKRFKRELAAEVAGLLAFTAVRTNDKVGAILFSDKVERFIPPKKGAGHVWGLIRDIFSHEPQSAATNLSAPLDHLNKLVRRHAVVFLISDFMVPEFDHKTQTSMYLASRKHDLTAIRIQDPAERVLPNVGLVWMRDPETGQALAVDTSNKGVRRRWEEDVAHRDAELKTLLTKSGVDRVELSTGGSVVQPLTEYFRRREARK
- a CDS encoding formylglycine-generating enzyme family protein, whose product is MDLSWRIISSKGDAPTEPQDKPGDVFVEPVTGMEFVFIPGKCFVMGSTEKTDPDRYQDEGPVHKVCLDGFWMGRYEVTNAQYHYFRPGHDSGEYEGHPLNMDAQPVVNVSWKNARAFAIWLSAQNQGQYSFWLPTEAEWEFACRAGTETSRYWGDDVSQTCQYANVADQTAGKYWPSWNVHPCNDGFAVSAPVGSFSPNAFGLYDMMGNVWEACQDWKAPYRPGEQVNPAGPQTGKRRMVRGGSWDNESRGIRSANRSYATPSFKRYNNGFRLVRTR
- a CDS encoding VWA domain-containing protein, with protein sequence MFEFAYPYFFLLLIPIFLWAGVSLKKRPPAVTYSAASRLGRIAGKNAEIRARIPLLVRTLALVLLVAAVARPQTVDASREIKTPGVDIILCLDASESMAQPDFAIDGQRVNRLTAVKKVVHDFVKRRDTDRIGLVVFGDYAFTQAPLTLDKGLLLNLIENLRIGMAGRKTAIGDALGVAGKRIKDIPAMSKVVILLSDGENTAGDMTPQGAAEALAALGIKIYTIGMGTEQAGSKELAQIAVIGQGKYYHASNTEQLDSIYKEIDKAEKTEAKVKEFFHYKEHYRWFLLAALALVLLEATGLLGRAVP
- a CDS encoding BatD family protein; amino-acid sequence: MKSLREYIAEACKIIPIVLILAFLLAPGLCMADVSVSLDAAPNRVQTGDVFNLTVTVSGSGSADDIQLRGTNGLQVGRPGQSSRTSIVNGRIDRSITYTYGISAPKTGTYTLGPAIVTIGGKQYNSNTVRLTVDPLGEIKGRENDAMFFTAEVLPKQAYAGQDILCRVRFYWSIPLRDIQFEGFPDMENLEFAQIGDSRQFQKTVNGKTFNVAELVHQVIPSATGDYEIPPLAVKAEVIKSSGRPSRFPRGFFDDQFFGNEQVVKTRVLSEPVSFSVKALPTEGAPGGFNGLIGRFSIQADLDPKEVKAGDSATLTVTLSGRGNVQLLPDLDLPPLPGVKVYPSDPQLEDNRDGQGPFGKKTMQWALVPQAEGDVAIPAFSVPYFDAASGKYEYARTREMNLHVLPGVVHAAPAPIQEMQVNSASKHRVQMLGEDILKIQETPKAVAPGMGQTMPVWLGFLIMVFPFLPLAGALIIRSGGKKRAEQAGARASKKAYAAFAKSVKDMGPDKSVEAFRALQEYLALRLGLEAATLTSHEAEDKMLAAGVDQESASRLKQVFSSLETCVFSQCGSQLSQEVRQELLDVVRAVDKKVKV
- a CDS encoding AAA family ATPase, which gives rise to MEIQEITQEVEKQNVVIRQVMAEVEKVIVGQKDLLERLMVGLLCDGHLLLEGLPGLAKTTAIRTLAAAIDVGFQRIQFTPDLLPADILGTQIFRPDTGQFVIRKGPIFNNIILADEINRAPAKVQSALLEAMSERQITLAGKCFELEKPFMVLATQNPIEQEGTYPLPEAQVDRFMLKINVTYPTEAQEKEIMNRVRQGVTENVCSAVSSQSIDEAKKAVQAVHMEEKITDYIISLVRATRDPAAYGLDSQNLIRYGASPRASIYLGAAARAHAFINGRAYVIPQDVKAMAPDVLRHRIMVSYEAEAEGIDSDQLIKTLLERIEVP
- a CDS encoding caspase family protein, with amino-acid sequence MRVATSLKTTGFVLVLCIVCLLAGVRVSAEMDWTELEPDAEAAYQKEFREKTTHLDGLIEKGEYVAAVEYVFGEAAPMPKEYRKKAVDNAVDEIRRRYDSGERAEAALEIMDLAIRFSDVKVLKRARNRLFASLAEDWRQDAKSGAESVQLPEQANGAMCVLARGLTSWGRRNFRKHPDRGLAAMELAQFYCPEGADIAYNLGVAQYRTGSVSQARKTWEELAGDRSWDTVLLCNLGWLCLETGDVDQADHYAMQALAAAPDSPNAMAIRLEVLFARGQYTNAVQMVFANERQTTPWYEERAVAYAVAAGWKSFQTGGGQDALSSMESLAEEFPQAESFSQAATTMKDALEGRPKHLPETAPLPHLRNPGDPIYPPDHGVAFDPLSVDQGPKFRRKEDGAFALVVGLKNYKHMIGPRYAEKDALMFRDLLLSYMGFPNEKRNIRLNLGTEAKSGDLRQNIAWLGRKASENPGALVILYFSGKGMPVYAEDKHTVLDCLIMPYDADPDHPEKGQPISLSEIKEAFSNSGSSNVHIILDAGFYGDGKSVGLGKGVVPAPVTDLFAARASILTAAGVTREAVELPPGEQGAFSYFLLEALMGKGDLNQDGWVDAREAFDWTSREMKEQGVMQIPYAEINNPVKLSKVK
- a CDS encoding tetratricopeptide repeat protein, whose translation is MKEFLISVLSLFLCASLAWGAADGEALFKEGKYKDAAQAFADKDMENPRDVRWRYNRGVASFMAEDMEAAQSAFASAAVRSDDPEIQFRSAYNLGATMMKGEDYEKAAKEFQKALALNPQDEDAKENLKLALWRQAQVQQQQNQDQQGDQQGDQQQQQDGQQGDQNGQGQNQDSQSKDKQDGKQQGDQDKQQSGDQQQKNQGENQKQGQEQQQQQSESAQGQQQDQQSAAQAGDEEKQDQADLDGQMQALNKPEQDAQDQDGQTAMSSMEKKMADTLLDNVKENRVFRPDNKSAIISDDRANSGKRW
- a CDS encoding vWA domain-containing protein; translation: MTFDKLWILNFLLAIPLLAFLQILAKRRRRKSLAAYADEHLLPRLAPLESRARAVVRAVMFISAVALMIFALAGPQWGEHYQEVSRKGVDIMVCVDISNSMMVEDAQPNRLERAKREVADLIRVATGDRLGLVAFSGVAFTQCPLTLDYQAIQMFLDQLTVDLLPLRFQGTDLGAAIEMGMTAFDPKSSTDKVILLITDGEDNEEAGLKAAEKASDEGIRIFVLGIGDPAGGPVPSLDGSGFEKDADGKIILSKPDESTLQAIANETGGDYIRSEAGDFDLDQLYFNGIKKKTEAEILKTGKITIREERFFIFLIAAWALLLIEGVLRERILDIRA